A single genomic interval of Rosistilla ulvae harbors:
- the pstC gene encoding phosphate ABC transporter permease subunit PstC — MATSIEPNDSIDSVASPPTTWDVSWDRAFRGMTHVFSWMTILLVLYILYEIGGKAVPAIQEFGLSFITGTTWDANKGEFGVLPEIWGTLYSSLLALAIASFFGVSIAIFLTQDFLPTYLEVVFKNIVELLAAIPSVVYGLWGIYVVIPAIRPAANWVHEHFEWIPFFKTSLSGPGILPASLVLAIMILPTVSAISRDAISSVPHKLKEAAFGLGATRWEAIFGVIIPASATGIFGSLVLGFGRALGETMALAMLVGNSNQLTVSLFSPANTLAALLANNFPEAGKQEEQVLMYAALLLMAITLGVNIFGAAIMRRASAHMKGATK, encoded by the coding sequence ATGGCAACATCTATCGAGCCAAACGATTCGATTGATTCGGTCGCATCACCTCCCACGACTTGGGATGTTTCATGGGACCGGGCGTTCCGAGGGATGACACACGTCTTCTCTTGGATGACCATTTTGTTGGTCTTATACATCCTGTATGAAATCGGTGGAAAAGCGGTTCCCGCGATTCAAGAGTTTGGTCTTTCGTTTATTACGGGAACCACTTGGGATGCCAATAAAGGCGAGTTCGGCGTGCTGCCGGAAATCTGGGGGACGCTTTACAGTTCGCTGTTGGCCCTTGCGATCGCCAGCTTCTTTGGCGTCTCGATCGCGATCTTCCTGACACAAGATTTCTTGCCGACGTACCTGGAAGTTGTCTTCAAGAACATCGTCGAACTGTTGGCTGCGATCCCCAGCGTGGTTTATGGTTTGTGGGGAATCTATGTCGTGATCCCCGCGATCCGGCCGGCGGCTAATTGGGTGCACGAGCACTTTGAGTGGATACCTTTTTTCAAGACATCGCTCAGTGGTCCCGGGATACTTCCCGCGTCGCTGGTCTTGGCAATCATGATCTTGCCGACCGTTTCAGCCATCTCCCGCGATGCGATCAGCTCGGTCCCGCACAAGCTGAAAGAAGCTGCGTTTGGCCTGGGGGCGACTCGCTGGGAAGCGATCTTTGGTGTGATCATTCCCGCCTCGGCGACTGGCATCTTCGGCTCGCTGGTGCTCGGCTTCGGCCGCGCCCTCGGAGAGACGATGGCGCTTGCGATGCTTGTTGGAAACTCCAACCAGTTGACGGTTTCGCTCTTTTCGCCAGCCAATACGCTTGCGGCACTGCTGGCGAATAACTTTCCCGAAGCGGGCAAACAGGAAGAGCAGGTGTTGATGTACGCCGCGCTGCTGCTGATGGCGATTACCTTGGGCGTCAACATCTTTGGAGCCGCGATCATGCGACGAGCTTCGGCGCATATGAAGGGAGCGACGAAGTGA
- the pstA gene encoding phosphate ABC transporter permease PstA, with protein MSQEITDAFEDIDFPTLERSLRHPRTFFSSALSILTGVVTVVACIPLFSVLFMLIWRGGKRLSLSLLTETPPSAFESGGGFGNAIVGTLLMVGIAILISVPFGVLAALFLAEFGSGSKTASAVRFCAKLLTGFPSILAGVFAYAAVVLVTGTYSAPAGGIALSILMLPIVMLTAEEAIKMVPHRMKEAAIGMGATQTQVVWKVILPTALPGLLTGVMLAVARAAGETAPLLFTALNSNYWIVQDGELALMDPTASLAVLIFNFSGVPFENQIELAWAAALVLVMIVLVINIGGQILSRNKVTS; from the coding sequence GTGAGCCAAGAGATCACCGACGCCTTTGAAGACATCGACTTTCCAACTTTGGAACGCTCGCTGCGTCACCCACGCACATTTTTCAGTTCAGCACTCAGCATCCTGACTGGGGTTGTGACGGTTGTCGCTTGCATCCCTTTGTTCTCTGTGCTGTTCATGCTGATCTGGCGCGGTGGGAAGCGGTTGAGTCTGAGCTTGCTGACCGAAACACCTCCATCGGCTTTTGAAAGCGGAGGTGGGTTTGGCAACGCGATCGTGGGGACGCTGTTGATGGTTGGGATCGCGATCTTGATCAGTGTTCCCTTTGGCGTTTTGGCCGCTCTGTTCCTGGCGGAATTTGGCAGCGGCAGCAAGACGGCGTCGGCGGTCCGGTTCTGTGCCAAGTTGTTGACCGGATTCCCGTCGATTTTGGCTGGCGTGTTCGCCTATGCGGCCGTCGTCTTGGTCACGGGGACCTATTCGGCTCCGGCTGGCGGCATCGCCCTTTCGATTCTAATGCTGCCGATCGTGATGTTGACTGCGGAAGAGGCGATCAAGATGGTCCCGCACCGCATGAAAGAAGCGGCGATCGGGATGGGTGCGACGCAAACACAAGTCGTTTGGAAAGTGATTCTGCCCACGGCACTGCCGGGGCTGTTAACTGGAGTGATGTTGGCCGTGGCGCGTGCCGCTGGCGAAACCGCTCCGCTGTTGTTCACGGCGCTCAACAGCAACTACTGGATCGTACAAGATGGCGAGTTGGCGTTGATGGATCCGACGGCTTCTCTGGCGGTGCTGATCTTCAATTTCTCTGGCGTTCCTTTCGAGAATCAAATTGAACTCGCTTGGGCAGCCGCTCTCGTGCTGGTGATGATCGTGTTAGTGATCAACATCGGTGGGCAAATCCTATCGCGCAATAAAGTCACAAGCTGA
- the pstS gene encoding phosphate ABC transporter substrate-binding protein PstS, which translates to MAGLTVCLLFSGCSSRSSDSSGGDAADSVKLTGSGASFPFPLYDRWFKEYSRAHDDVQIDYQAKGSGAGIKDFTNGTVDFGASDAAMTDEEIAEVGQGVQLLPMTAGEVVLAYNLPGVEELKLSRDAYTGIFLGKVTNWTDPLIADANPGAKLPDEDITVVRRADSSGTTFVFTQHLSAISEEWANGPGTGKTVVWPDSDKIVASPKNDGVTATITQTPGAIGYIEYGYAKLTKLAMASLENKAGNFVLPSLESGQAALSNVEMPADLRAWLPDPPGDQAFPIVSYTWLLCYKKYEDPKQAEALKEVVKYCLTDGQKISDEMGYVPLPEDVVAKVTAALDAIQ; encoded by the coding sequence GTGGCAGGTCTGACCGTTTGTCTATTGTTTAGCGGTTGCTCGTCGCGCAGTTCCGATTCGAGCGGCGGTGATGCTGCGGATAGCGTCAAGCTCACCGGATCGGGAGCAAGCTTCCCTTTTCCGCTGTACGATCGTTGGTTTAAGGAGTACAGCCGCGCACATGACGACGTGCAAATCGACTACCAAGCCAAGGGTAGCGGAGCGGGGATCAAGGACTTTACCAACGGCACCGTCGATTTTGGTGCCAGCGATGCTGCGATGACCGACGAAGAGATCGCCGAGGTAGGCCAAGGTGTTCAGTTGTTGCCGATGACCGCTGGCGAAGTGGTTCTGGCCTACAATCTGCCGGGCGTTGAAGAGCTGAAGCTTTCCCGCGACGCGTACACCGGAATCTTCTTGGGTAAGGTCACCAATTGGACCGATCCGCTGATCGCCGACGCCAATCCCGGCGCGAAGCTGCCCGATGAAGATATCACCGTCGTGCGACGCGCCGACAGCAGCGGCACGACGTTTGTCTTCACGCAGCACTTGAGCGCGATCAGCGAAGAGTGGGCAAACGGCCCCGGCACCGGCAAGACGGTCGTGTGGCCCGACAGCGACAAGATCGTCGCCTCGCCAAAGAACGACGGCGTCACCGCGACGATCACGCAAACTCCCGGTGCCATCGGATATATCGAATACGGATATGCCAAGCTGACCAAGTTGGCGATGGCGAGCCTCGAAAACAAGGCTGGAAACTTCGTCCTGCCTTCGTTGGAGAGTGGCCAAGCTGCGTTGTCGAACGTCGAGATGCCAGCCGATCTGCGAGCTTGGTTGCCCGATCCTCCCGGCGATCAAGCGTTCCCGATCGTCAGCTACACCTGGTTGTTGTGCTACAAAAAATACGAAGATCCCAAGCAAGCCGAAGCGCTCAAAGAGGTCGTCAAATACTGCTTGACCGATGGACAGAAGATCAGCGACGAGATGGGATACGTCCCTTTGCCCGAGGATGTGGTCGCCAAGGTAACCGCTGCGTTGGATGCGATCCAATAA